The Actinopolymorpha sp. NPDC004070 genome includes the window CATGCCGGGCGACAACACCGAGATGCGGGTCGAGCTGATCCAGCCCATCGCGATGGAGGAGCAGCTTCGCTTCGCCATCCGTGAGGGTGGCCGCACCGTTGGTGCGGGTCAGGTCACCAAGATCATCAAGTAACACCACCAGCAAGCGGGGTGGACCGCTCCCCAGCGGCCCACCCCGCTTGCTGTGAGGCCCCGATTGGTCAACAAACCGGGGACTCTGGCATACTGCTGCAGTTGCCTACGGCTGGCCGCCGTGGCGTGTTCTGGTGGGGTTCTCTCCCCGGACACTGCCGACACGGAGGTCTCGCCCCTCGAGGGTGCGCCTGGCGCCTCGATCGGAGTCCGATCGAGGTGACGTGGAAGTCGCAGGGCAATGTTCGCGCTCGGCGGGTCCGAGCCTTCGAGATTCCCCACAGCGGATCGCCTCCATGGGATCCATGCGGGCAGGGTGTGCGACACACCCGACCGCGGGGGTCGGAGGACAGACAGCCAGCGCGGGCCGCGGGGCTCCACCCGGGAGCCTGGCGGCGCAGCATCGGGCCGCGGCCAACCGGAGCGAAGCCGGAACAGGCATCTCGGGGGCGAACGGCTCCCGGCGTACGAGAGAAGGACGCGAAACAGCCATGGCGGGACAGAAGATCCGCATCAGGCTCAAGGCCTACGACCACCAGGTCATCGACACATCGGCGCGCAAGATCGTCGACACGGTGACCAGGACTGGCGCGAAGATCGCCGGCCCGGTGCCGCTGCCCACCGAGAAGAACGTCTTCTGCGTCATCCGCTCGCCGCACAAGCACAAGGACAGTCGCGAGCACTTCGAGATGCGGACGCACAAGCGGCTCATCGACATCATCGACCCCACGCCGAAGACGGTCGACTCGCTGATGCGACTCGACCTTCCTGCCGGCGTCGACATCGAGATCAAGCTCTGAGGGACGCACCTATGAGCAGCGTGAACAGTGTGAGCCAAGGCGCGGCCCGTGAGGTACGCGGCCTGTTGGGCGAGAAGATCGGCATGACGCAGGTCTGGGACGACCAGAACCGCCTCGTGCCGGTGACCGTGGTCAAGGCCGGCCCGTGTGTGGTCACCCAGGTGCGCACACCGGACCGGGACGGCTACGCGGCGGTCCAGATCGCGTACGGCGCGATCGACCCCCGCAAGGTCAACAAGCCCGAGCAGGGCCACTTCTCCAAGGCCGGCGTGACGCCGCGCCGCTACACGGTGGAGCTCCGCACGGCGGACGCGGCCTCCTACGACACCGGCCAGGAGATCACGGCCGAGGTGTTCGAGGCGGGCCAGGACGTCGACGTGACGGCCACCAGCAAGGGGAAGGGGTTCGCGGGCGTCATGAAGCGGCACGGCTTCCACGGCCTGCGGGCGAGCCACGGTGTGGAGCGCAAGCACCGCTCCCCGGGTTCGATCGGCGCCTGCGCGACCCCCGGTCGCGTCTTCAAGGGCGTCCGGATGGCCGGCCGGATGGGCGGCGTCCGGGTGACCACCCAGAACGTCACCGTCCACGCGGTGGATGCCGAGAAGGGTCTGGTGCTCCTCAAGGGCGCCGTCCCCGGCGCCCGCGGTGGTCTGGTGCTCATCCGCAACGCGGCGAAGGGAGCGGCCAAGTGACGGCGACGAGCATCGATGTCGTCGACCACACCGGCGGCAAGACCGGTTCGGTCGACCTGCCGGCGGAGATCTTCGACGTCCAGGTCAACGTGCCGTTGATCCACCAGGTCGTGGTGGCCCAGCAGGCGGCGGCCCGTCAGGGCACGCACGCCGCGAAGGGTCGCTCGCAGGTGTCCGGCGGTGGCGCGAAGCCGTACCGCCAGAAGGGCACCGGCCGTGCCCGGCAGGGCTCGCGGCGGGCGCCGCAGTTCGCCGGCGGTGGTGTGGTCCACGGCCCGCAGCCGCGGTCCTACGACCAGCGCACGCCCAAGAAGATGAAGGCCGCCGCCCTGCGCGGTGCGCTGTCCGACCGGGCCCGCCACGGCCGCGTGCACGTGGTGAGCTCGCTGGTCGAGGGCGACGCCCCGTCCACCAAGGCCGCGGTCGCGGCGCTGGCGAAGATCGCCGGCGGCGCGCAGCTCCTGGTCGTGGTCGACCGTGAGGACGCGCTCACCTGGCACAGCCTGCGCAACGTGCCGAGCGTGCACCTGATCGTGCCGGACCAGCTGAACACCTACGACGTGCTCACGTCGGACGAGGTGGTCTTCACCAGCGAGGCGTACGCCACCTTCACCGGTGCGAACGCCACGGACACCACGACTGAGGCAGGGGAGGACGCGTGAGCAACCTGCACAAGGACCACCGCGACGTGCTTGTCGCGCCGGTGATCAGTGAGAAGAGCTACGGCCTCCTCGACCAGAACAAGTACACGTTCCTGGTGAGCCCGAGCGCCAACAAGACCGAGATCAAGATCGCGGTCGAGAAGGTGTTCGACGTGAAGGTGACCGAGGTCAACACGCTCAACCGGCAGGGCAAGCGCCGCCGTACCCGCTACGGCTGGGGTCAGCGGGCGAGCACCAAGCGAGCGATTGTCACCGTGGCCGACGGCCAGCGGATCGACATCTTCGGCGGACCGGTTTCGTAAGGCGAGGACTGACGAATGGCTATCCGTAAGTACAAGCCGACGACACCCGGTCGTCGTGGCGCGAGTGTCGCGGACTTCGCGGAGATCACGCGCACGACGCCCGAGAAGTCGCTGCTGCGCCCCCTTCCGAAGAAGGGTGGCCGCAACAACACCGGCCGGATCACGACCAGGCACCAGGGCGGCGGTCACAAGCGCGCCTATCGCCTGATCGACTTCCGGCGGTTCGACAAGGACGGCGTGCCGGCGAAGGTCGCGGAGATCGAGTACGACCCCAACCGCACCGCCCGGATCGCGCTGCTCCACTACGTGGACGGCGAGAAGCGCTACATCCTGGCTCCGGCCCGGCTCCAGCAGGGGCAGCGGGTCGAGAGCGGGGTCGGCGCCGACATCAAGCCCGGCAACAACCTTCCGCTCCGCAACATCCCGGTCGGCACCACGGTGCACGCGATCGAGCTGCGGCCCGGTGGGGGAGCCAAGATCGGTCGCTCCGCCGGTGCCAGCGTCCAGTTGGTCGCCCGCGAGGGTGCGATGGCGTCGCTGCGGATGCCCTCCGGTGAGATCCGGATGGTGGACGTGCGCTGCCGCGCCACCGTCGGTGAGGTCGGCAACGCCGAGCAGAGCAACATCTCGCTCGGCAAGGCCGGCCGCAACCGCTGGAAGGGCAAGCGGCCGTCGGTGCGCGGTGTCGTGATGAACCCCGTCGACCACCCGCTCGGTGGTGGCGAGGGCAAGTCCTCAGGTGGCCGGCACCCGGTGTCGCCGTGGGGCAAGCCCGAGGGTCGCACCCGCCGCAACAAGCCAAGTGACCGTTTGATCGTCCGTCGCCGCAAGAGCGGCAAGCGGTAAGAGGGAGCCTGAACGATGCCACGCAGCCTCAAGAAGGGCCCCTTCGTCGACGACCACCTGATCAAGAAGGTGGACGCCCAGAACGACAAGGGGAGCAAGCAGGTCATCAAGACCTGGTCGCGCCGCTCGATGATCGTGCCGGCGATGCTGGGCCACACGATCGCCGTTCACGACGGACGCAAGCACGTACCGGTCTTCGTGACCGAGGCGATGGTCGGGCACAAGCTCGGCGAGTTCGCCCCGACGCGGACGTTCCGCGGTCACGAGAAGGACGACCGAAGGAGCCGGCGCCGGTGACCGCCACAGTCAGGAGTGACGCCATGGAAGCGGCCGTGGAGGCCAGGGCCGTCGCGCGATTCGTTCGCATCACCCCGAGGAAGGCCCGCCGGGTCGTCGACCTCATCCGCGGCCACCGGGCCGAGGACGCGGTCAACCTGCTGCGCTTCGCGCCGCAGGCGGCCAGCGAGCCGGTGCTGAAGGTGCTGGAGAGTGCGATGGCCAACGCCGAGCACAACCTCCAGCTCAACCGCGGCACGCTGCGGGTCGTTCGGGCGTACGTCGACGAGGGTCCGACGATGAAGCGTTGGCGTGCCCGCGCTCAGGGTAGGCCCGGACCGCTGGAAAAGCGGACCTGTCACATCACCGTGGTCGTGGAGCCGACAGACGAGCAGCCGGCCGCCGGCCAGCAGAGGAACAGGAGGACCCGCTAGTGGGACAGAAGGTCAACCCGCACGGGTACCGCCTCGGAGTCACCACCGACCACAAGAGCCGGTGGTACGCCGACAAGCTCTACAAGTCCTACATCGCCGAGGACGTGTCGATCCGTCGCCTGCTCACCAAGGGCATGGACCGGGCCGGCATCTCCAAGGTCGAGATCGAGCGCACCCGCGACCGGGTTCGCGTCGACATCTACACCGCACGTCCGGGCATCGTGATCGGCCGGCGTGGTGTCGAGGCCGACCGCATCCGCGGCGAGCTGGAGAAGCTCACCGGCAAGCAGGTGCAGATGAACGTCCTCGAGGTGAAGAACCCCGAGGTCGACGCGCAGCTGGTCGCCCAGGGCGTGGCCGAGCAGCTGGCCAGCCGGGTGGCGTTCCGCCGGGCCATGCGCAAGGCGCTGCAGAGCGCGAACAAGGCCGGCGCGCTGGGGATCAAGGTCCAGTGCTCGGGTCGCCTCGGCGGCGCCGAGATGTCGCGGTCGGAGTTCTACCGCGAGGGCCGGGTTCCGCTGCACACGCTGCGTGCCGACATCGACTACGGCTTCTACGAGGCCCGTACGACGTTCGGCCGGATCGGCGTGAAGGTCTGGATCTACAAGGGCGAGGTCCCGGTCTCCCGGGCCGAGCGTGAGCAGAAGCAGATGGAGGCCCGCAACGCGGCCCAGCGTCGTCCCGGTGGCGAGCGTCCGCCGCGTGGCGGCCGCCGTGGCGGTGGCGCCGGTGGTGGCGAGCGACGTGAGCGGCGCGACAGCGGGCGGCAGCAGCAGCCCGCCGCGGCGAGCACCGAGGCGAGCGCTCCCGAGTCCGCCGGTGCGGCCTCCGGTACGACAAGCACCGGACAGGAGGGCTGACGATGCTCATCCCGCGGAAGGTCAAGCACCGCAAGCAACACACCCCGAAGCGGCGCGGCATGGCCAAGGGCGGCACGTCGGTGGCGTTCGGTGAGTACGGCATCCAGGCCCTGGAGAGCCACTTCGTCACCAACCGGCAGATCGAGGCGGCTCGTATCGCCATGACCCGGCACATCAAGCGTGGCGGCAAGGTGTGGATCAACATCTTCCCCGACCGCCCGCTGACCAAGAAGCCGGCCGAGACCCGGATGGGTTCCGGTAAGGGTTCGCCGGAGTGGTGGATCGCCAACATCAAGCCGGGCCGGGTGATGTTCGAGCTGGCCTACCCCAACGAGCAGGTCGCTCGTGAGGCACTGCAGCGGGCGATTCACAAGCTGCCCATGAAGTGCCGCATCGTGAAGCGTGAGGCAGGTGAAGGCTGATGGCCACGACATCCAAGGCCACTGAGCTGCGCAACCTCGGCGCGGACGAGCTGGCGGACAAGCTTCGCGAGGCGAAGGAAGAGTTGTTCAACCTCCGCTTCCAGGGCGCGACCGGCCAGCTGGAGAGCCACGGCCGGCTGCGCACCGTGCGGCGGGAGATCGCGCGGATCTACACGGTGATGCGGGAGCGCGAGCTCGGCATCACCGCCGCGGTCGAGTCCGATTCGACGGCGGAGGGAGCCGCATGAGCACGAACGAAGAGGTGGGATCGGTGTCCGCCGCGCAGACGGGTGCTACGACGACCGAGCAGAAGCGTGGCTTCCGCAAGACCCGCGAGGGCCTGGTCGTCAGCGACAAGATGGACAAGACCGTTGTGGTCGAGGTCGAGGACCGCGTCAAGCACGCCCTCTACGGCAAGGTCATGCGCCGGACCAACCGGCTCAAGGCCCACGACGAGGCGAACGAGTGCGGCGTCGGCGACCGGGTGCTCCTGATGGAGACCAGGCCGCTGTCGGCGACGAAGCGCTGGCGGATCGTCGAGATTCTCGAGAAGGCCAAGTAAGGATTTCGAGCGGCATCATGCCCGCGAAGACCAGAGCCGATCGGCGACGCCGGTCGTCGAAGAAGTTGGACAGCCGGCGGTGCCGGTTGGGTCGTCCGACAGGGAGACTGTGGTGATTCAGCAGGAGTCGCGACTGAAGGTCGCCGACAACACGGGAGCCAAGGAAATCTTGTGCATCCGCGTCCTCGGCGGCTCCGGTCGGCGGTACGCCGGGATCGGCGACGTCATCGTCGCCACCGTGAAGGACGCCATCCCCGGTGGCAACGTCAAGAAGGGCGAGGTCGTCAAGGCCGTCGTCGTACGCACCGTCAAGGAGCGCCGGCGTCCGGACGGGTCCTACATCCGCTTCGACGAGAACGCCGCGGTCCTGCTGAGGAACGACGGCGAGCCCCGCGGGACCCGCATCTTCGGGCCGGTCGGGCGTGAACTTCGCGAGAAGCGCTACATGCGGATCATCTCGCTCGCTCCGGAGGTGCTCTAGACCATGGCGAATTCGCTGCACATCAAGAAGGGCGACCTCGTACGGGTCACCGTCGGCCGCGACCGTGGGGTCGAAGGCAAGGTGATCGACGTGGACCCGGCCAAGGGCAGGGTCTTCGTCGAGGGCGCCAACCGCGTGAAGCGGCACACGAAGGTGGTCCAGGGCGGCGGCCGTCAGGGCACGACCGGCGGGATCGTGACGCAGGAGGCCTCCATTCCGGTCTCCAACGTCACCCTGCTGGTCGAGGTCGACGGCAAGAAGGTGCCGACCCGGGTGGGCTACGACCGGCGTGAGGTGGAGAAGACCCGCGCCGACGGTTCGACGTACAAGGCCTTCCGCAGCGTGCGTATCGCTCGGAAGACCGGCGAGGAGATCTGATGACGGCTGCGACCGAGGAGCGCGTACAGCCTCGCCTCAAGGCGCGCTACCGCAACGAGATTGCCGGGTCCCTGCGCAAGGAGTTCGGCTTCGCCAACCCCATGCAGGTCCCGACGGTGACCAAGGTCATCGTCAACATGGGTGTCGGTGACGCCGCGCGCGACTCCAAGCTGATCGACGGCGCCGTGCGCGACCTGACCAACATCACCGGCCAGAAGCCGGCGGTCACCCGGGCCCGCAAGTCCATCGCGCAGTTCAAGCTGCGCGAGGGCATGCCGATCGGCACGCACGTGACGCTGCGCGGCGACCGGATGTGGGAGTTCCTGGACCGGTTGCTCTCCCTCGCGCTGCCGCGCATCCGCGACTTCCGGGGTCTGTCGCCCAGGCAGTTCGACGGCCGCGGCAACTACACGTTCGGCCTCACCGAGCAGGTGATGTTCCACGAGATCGACCCCGACCAGATCGACCGGTCGCGTGGCATGGACATCACCGTGGTGACGACCGCATCGAATGACGAGGAGGGGCGCGCTCTCCTCCGGCACCTCGGTTTCCCGTTCAAGGAGTCCTGACGTGGCTAAGACAGCCCTGATCAACAAGGCGAAGGCCAAGCCGAAGTTCGGCGTGCGCGCCTACACCCGTTGCCAGCGGTGCGGTCGGCCGCGTGCGGTCTTCCGCAAGTTCGGTCTCTGCCGGATCTGCGTGCGCGAGATGGGACACCGCGGCGAGCTGCCCGGTGTGACCAAGAGCAGCTGGTAAGCCGACCACAGGCATCGCCTTCCCAACTAGTCACCTCAGGTCCGGAGCCCCGGAAACCGTGGTGAGAAAGTGGCCAGACCTATGAGCATGACCGACCCGATCGCAGACATGTTGACCCGTCTGCGCAACGCCAACCGGGCGTATCACGACACCACCTCGATGCCCTACAGCAAGCTCAAGGCGGGCATCGCCGAGATCCTCCAGCAGGAGGGTTACATCGCCGGCTGGCGGGTCGAGGAGCCGGAGGCCGGCGCGGTGGGCAAGACCCTCGTGCTGCAGCTGCGCTTCGGTCCCAGCCGGGAGCGCTCCATCGCGGGTATCCGGCGGATCTCCAAGCCGGGCCTGCGGGTTTACGCGAAGTCGACCGGCCTGCCGAAGGTGCTCGGCGGACTCGGCATCGCGATCATTTCGACGTCGCAGGGGCTGCTGACAGACCGGCAGGCCACCCAGCGTCGCGTAGGCGGCGAAGTCGTCGCCTACGTGTGGTAACGGGAACGGGAAGGAGGAAGGACACCGCATGTCCCGCATCGGCAAGCTCCCCATCCCGGTGCCCTCGGGCGTCGACGTGGCGATCGATGGCCAGACGGTCACCGTGAAGGGGCCCAAGGGAACCCTGGCGCACACCGTCTCGGCACCCATCACGGTCGTCCAGGACGAAGGACAGCTCGAGGTCAGGCGTCCCGACGACGAGCGCAGGAGCAAGGAGCTCCACGGGCTCAGTCGCACGCTGGTCTCCAACATGATCGTCGGGGTGACGCAGGGCTACGAGCGCAAGCTCGAGATCGTCGGCGTCGGCTACCGGGTGGTGCCCAAGGGCCCCACCCAGCTCGAGCTCTCGCTCGGCTACAGCCACCCGATCACGTTCGACGCCCCCGAAGGCGTGACGTTCGCCGTGGAGACGGCCACCAAGTTCTCGGTCTCCGGGATCAACAAGCAGCAGGTCGGTGAGGTCGCCGCCAACATCCGCAAGCTGCGCAAGCCGGAGCCGTACAAGGGCAAGGGCATTCGTTACGCCGGCGAGCAGGTTCGGCGCAAGGTCGGAAAGGCGGGTAAGTAAGCGATGGCCGCCAGTCTCAGCAGCCACAGGACCGCCAACGCCAAGACGCGCGCGCGTCTGCGCCGCCAGCTGCGGGTGCGGAAGAAGATCTTCGGCACGCCCGAGCGTCCCCGCCTGGTCGTCACCCGATCCGCTCGCCACGTCGTGGCGCAGGTCGTGGACGACACCGCGGGCCACACGCTGGCGTCCGCCTCCACGCTGGAGGCCGACCTGCGTGCCTCGGACGGCGACAAGACCGCGCGGGCCCGCCAGGTCGGCGCGCTGGTCGCCGACCGGGCGAAGGCCGCTGGTGTGTCCGCCGTAGTGTTCGACCGCGCCGGCAACCGGTACCAGGGGCGCGTCGCCGCGCTCGCGGACGGAGCCCGCGAAGCCGGGCTCGAGTTCTGACGTTCGACCAGAAGAAGAGAGGTAACCATGGCTGGACCCCAGCAGCGCCGCGGTAGCGGCACTGGTGACCGCCGGGACCGCCGGGACGAACGTCGGGGCGGTTCGGCGGCGGAGAAGACCGCGTACATCGAGCGGGTCGTCTCGATCAACCGTGTCGCCAAGGTCGTGAAGGGCGGCCGGCGCTTCAGCTTCACCGCGCTGGTCGTCGTCGGCGACGGTGACGGCACCGTGGGCGTCGGTTACGGCAAGGCGAAGGAAGTGCCCTCCGCGATCGCCAAGGGCGTCGAGGAGGCCAAGAAGCAC containing:
- the rpsQ gene encoding 30S ribosomal protein S17, with the translated sequence MSTNEEVGSVSAAQTGATTTEQKRGFRKTREGLVVSDKMDKTVVVEVEDRVKHALYGKVMRRTNRLKAHDEANECGVGDRVLLMETRPLSATKRWRIVEILEKAK
- the rplC gene encoding 50S ribosomal protein L3, with the protein product MSSVNSVSQGAAREVRGLLGEKIGMTQVWDDQNRLVPVTVVKAGPCVVTQVRTPDRDGYAAVQIAYGAIDPRKVNKPEQGHFSKAGVTPRRYTVELRTADAASYDTGQEITAEVFEAGQDVDVTATSKGKGFAGVMKRHGFHGLRASHGVERKHRSPGSIGACATPGRVFKGVRMAGRMGGVRVTTQNVTVHAVDAEKGLVLLKGAVPGARGGLVLIRNAAKGAAK
- the rplR gene encoding 50S ribosomal protein L18, which produces MAASLSSHRTANAKTRARLRRQLRVRKKIFGTPERPRLVVTRSARHVVAQVVDDTAGHTLASASTLEADLRASDGDKTARARQVGALVADRAKAAGVSAVVFDRAGNRYQGRVAALADGAREAGLEF
- the rpsS gene encoding 30S ribosomal protein S19; amino-acid sequence: MPRSLKKGPFVDDHLIKKVDAQNDKGSKQVIKTWSRRSMIVPAMLGHTIAVHDGRKHVPVFVTEAMVGHKLGEFAPTRTFRGHEKDDRRSRRR
- the rpmC gene encoding 50S ribosomal protein L29, which encodes MATTSKATELRNLGADELADKLREAKEELFNLRFQGATGQLESHGRLRTVRREIARIYTVMRERELGITAAVESDSTAEGAA
- the rplX gene encoding 50S ribosomal protein L24, which codes for MANSLHIKKGDLVRVTVGRDRGVEGKVIDVDPAKGRVFVEGANRVKRHTKVVQGGGRQGTTGGIVTQEASIPVSNVTLLVEVDGKKVPTRVGYDRREVEKTRADGSTYKAFRSVRIARKTGEEI
- the rplF gene encoding 50S ribosomal protein L6 yields the protein MSRIGKLPIPVPSGVDVAIDGQTVTVKGPKGTLAHTVSAPITVVQDEGQLEVRRPDDERRSKELHGLSRTLVSNMIVGVTQGYERKLEIVGVGYRVVPKGPTQLELSLGYSHPITFDAPEGVTFAVETATKFSVSGINKQQVGEVAANIRKLRKPEPYKGKGIRYAGEQVRRKVGKAGK
- the rplN gene encoding 50S ribosomal protein L14; amino-acid sequence: MIQQESRLKVADNTGAKEILCIRVLGGSGRRYAGIGDVIVATVKDAIPGGNVKKGEVVKAVVVRTVKERRRPDGSYIRFDENAAVLLRNDGEPRGTRIFGPVGRELREKRYMRIISLAPEVL
- the rplB gene encoding 50S ribosomal protein L2 translates to MAIRKYKPTTPGRRGASVADFAEITRTTPEKSLLRPLPKKGGRNNTGRITTRHQGGGHKRAYRLIDFRRFDKDGVPAKVAEIEYDPNRTARIALLHYVDGEKRYILAPARLQQGQRVESGVGADIKPGNNLPLRNIPVGTTVHAIELRPGGGAKIGRSAGASVQLVAREGAMASLRMPSGEIRMVDVRCRATVGEVGNAEQSNISLGKAGRNRWKGKRPSVRGVVMNPVDHPLGGGEGKSSGGRHPVSPWGKPEGRTRRNKPSDRLIVRRRKSGKR
- the rpsH gene encoding 30S ribosomal protein S8 encodes the protein MSMTDPIADMLTRLRNANRAYHDTTSMPYSKLKAGIAEILQQEGYIAGWRVEEPEAGAVGKTLVLQLRFGPSRERSIAGIRRISKPGLRVYAKSTGLPKVLGGLGIAIISTSQGLLTDRQATQRRVGGEVVAYVW
- the rpsC gene encoding 30S ribosomal protein S3, whose product is MGQKVNPHGYRLGVTTDHKSRWYADKLYKSYIAEDVSIRRLLTKGMDRAGISKVEIERTRDRVRVDIYTARPGIVIGRRGVEADRIRGELEKLTGKQVQMNVLEVKNPEVDAQLVAQGVAEQLASRVAFRRAMRKALQSANKAGALGIKVQCSGRLGGAEMSRSEFYREGRVPLHTLRADIDYGFYEARTTFGRIGVKVWIYKGEVPVSRAEREQKQMEARNAAQRRPGGERPPRGGRRGGGAGGGERRERRDSGRQQQPAAASTEASAPESAGAASGTTSTGQEG
- the rplD gene encoding 50S ribosomal protein L4, with product MTATSIDVVDHTGGKTGSVDLPAEIFDVQVNVPLIHQVVVAQQAAARQGTHAAKGRSQVSGGGAKPYRQKGTGRARQGSRRAPQFAGGGVVHGPQPRSYDQRTPKKMKAAALRGALSDRARHGRVHVVSSLVEGDAPSTKAAVAALAKIAGGAQLLVVVDREDALTWHSLRNVPSVHLIVPDQLNTYDVLTSDEVVFTSEAYATFTGANATDTTTEAGEDA
- the rplV gene encoding 50S ribosomal protein L22, producing the protein MEARAVARFVRITPRKARRVVDLIRGHRAEDAVNLLRFAPQAASEPVLKVLESAMANAEHNLQLNRGTLRVVRAYVDEGPTMKRWRARAQGRPGPLEKRTCHITVVVEPTDEQPAAGQQRNRRTR
- the rplP gene encoding 50S ribosomal protein L16, translated to MLIPRKVKHRKQHTPKRRGMAKGGTSVAFGEYGIQALESHFVTNRQIEAARIAMTRHIKRGGKVWINIFPDRPLTKKPAETRMGSGKGSPEWWIANIKPGRVMFELAYPNEQVAREALQRAIHKLPMKCRIVKREAGEG
- the rplE gene encoding 50S ribosomal protein L5 yields the protein MTAATEERVQPRLKARYRNEIAGSLRKEFGFANPMQVPTVTKVIVNMGVGDAARDSKLIDGAVRDLTNITGQKPAVTRARKSIAQFKLREGMPIGTHVTLRGDRMWEFLDRLLSLALPRIRDFRGLSPRQFDGRGNYTFGLTEQVMFHEIDPDQIDRSRGMDITVVTTASNDEEGRALLRHLGFPFKES
- the rpsJ gene encoding 30S ribosomal protein S10 — protein: MAGQKIRIRLKAYDHQVIDTSARKIVDTVTRTGAKIAGPVPLPTEKNVFCVIRSPHKHKDSREHFEMRTHKRLIDIIDPTPKTVDSLMRLDLPAGVDIEIKL
- a CDS encoding type Z 30S ribosomal protein S14; this encodes MAKTALINKAKAKPKFGVRAYTRCQRCGRPRAVFRKFGLCRICVREMGHRGELPGVTKSSW
- the rplW gene encoding 50S ribosomal protein L23 — translated: MSNLHKDHRDVLVAPVISEKSYGLLDQNKYTFLVSPSANKTEIKIAVEKVFDVKVTEVNTLNRQGKRRRTRYGWGQRASTKRAIVTVADGQRIDIFGGPVS